A region of the Sandaracinaceae bacterium genome:
TCGCCCCTCGGGGCCGCTCCCGTCGTCCACGACCACCACCTCGGGCAGGTGCGCGCGCACCGCCTCGACCACGCGCCGGATGGTGCGCGGGTTGTCGTAGGTGGGGATGAGCACGCACGGTCGGAACGCGGCGCGCGGCGCGAGCGCGGTCATCGGGCGCTCCGCGTGAAGAGGGCCTCGAGCGCGGCGCGCGGCAGCTTGCCCGTCTCCGTGCGGGGCAGCGCGTCGAGGAGCTTGATCCGCCGCGGCATGGCGACGGGCGCGAGCCAGCTCCGCAGCCCGGCGCGGATCGTCTTCGCGTCCAGCTCCGGCGCGACCACCGCGAGACAGATCTCGTGGCCTCGCGCCCCGCCGACGTCGCGCGCGATCACCCCCGCGTCGCGCACGCCGTCGATGGCGAGCACGCGGCGCTCGATCTCCGCGAGCGAGACGCGCACGCCGCCGATCTTGATCACCCCGTCGGCGCGCCCGAGGTGCGCGAAGGTCCCGTCGTCGTGCACCTCGATCCGGTCCGCCGCCTCGAAGGGGCGCGGCGTGTCGGGGTGCAGGAAGGGAGAGTCGAGCAGCATGTGCTGGGACGCGCTGGCCTGGACCGCGACGCCCGGCAGCGGCGTCCACGGCCCCTCGCCGCCCGTCTCGCGCCACGCGATGCCGCCGGTCTCGCTCGAGCCGAAGATCTCGGTCACCCGCCAGCCGAAGCGCCGCTCGACCTGCTGCGCGACCTTCGGAGACAGGGGCGCGCCGCTCGAGAACACGCGCTCGACCCCGGGCAGCTCGCCCTCCCCCGCCACCGTGAGCCCGCGGAGCTGCGCCGGCACGGTCACGAGGATCTCCGCGCCCCCCTCGAGCACCGCGCCGACCTCGGCCGCGTGGAGCGGGCTGAACCGGAAGTACGAGCCGCCGCTGACCAGCGGGACGAGCACGCCGAAGAGCAGACCGTAGATGTGGTGGGCCGGCACCATCGGCAGCACGCGCGCGCCGTGGGTCCCGAAGCGCTCCGCGAGCACGCGCGCCTCGCCGAGGAGCTGGCCCGCGGTCTTGGGACACGCGACGTGGTGACCCGTGCTCCCCGAGGTGTAGACCGTGGCCAGGCGGCGCTCCGACGGGAACGGGCCGAGCGCCGCGAAGGGCATCTTGCCGAGCTTGGTGCGCGCGGCGGTGACCACCGCGGCGTCCCGCACGTCGATGCCCTTGTCGATGTCGTCGACGTCGTGCACCACCGTGTGCACGCCGGGGCGCTGGCGCAGCGCGCGGATGGTCTCGCGCTGCGGGTTGGGCGGGAGCGCGACCGAGTAGCCGCGCTGCCACGCCGCGAGCAGCGCCACCGCGAAGCGATGCCGGTCGCGACAGATGACGACGACCTCCGCGTCGCCCTCCGCCGGCGGCAAGAGCTCCGCGAAGCCGGCCACGTGCGCGACCAGCTCCTCCGCCGTGGTGACCCGCCCGCGGGCCCAGGCCACGGGCGAGTCGGGGCCGTGCGCGCCGAGCAGGGTCACGCACCCTCCCGCGGCGGGAACAGCCGGGCGAGGAGCCGGTCGTGCAGGCCCTCCCCGTACTTCCGGAAACGGAACTGTCGGAGCACGTACTCGCCCGCGAACATCGCGCCCATGAGCCCGTAGGCGACTCCGCCGTTGTAGGCGGCCCACCAGAACCGGCTCGCGAAGAGCGCGAGGAGCGCGGCACAGAGCCCGTTGAGGAAGAAGAAGAAGATCCACGCCCACGTGACCTGCCGGCAGTGAGCGCGCTGCGCCTCGCTCAGCTCCGGCTCCTGCATCCGGGCGAAGCGCTCGATCATCGGCACGCCGCGCAGCGAGCCGGCGAAGGTGACGAGGAGCACGGCGTTGATGAGCACGGGCATCGCGAGCACGAAGCGCGCGTCGTCCGTGAGCACGCCGAGCCCGACCACGAGGGCCACGGCGATCGGCACGCGCAGGACCGCGAGCACGTCCTCTCGGCGCGCCTTGCGGAAGCGATAGAGCGCGGTGGGCACGAGCAAGGCGAGGATCCAGAGGCCGACGGTTCGCGCGCTGAAGTGGGTCAGCCCGAACCAGATCGCGAGGGGATAGAGCATGACGAGCGTGGTGGTGACCACCCCCACCACGACCCTGAGCCCTCTTCCCATGGGGGATCCGAGGCGTCAGGCCGCGCGGTGCTGGCCCACGTACTCGGCGAGGGTCTTCACGTTCGCGAAGATCTGCTTGTTCGCCTCGTCGTCGGCCTTGATGCGCACGCCGTACTTCTTGTCGATCGCCATCGCCAGCTCGAGCGCGTCGATCGAGTCGAGCCCGAGGCCCTCCACGAACAGAGGCTCTTCGCTGTCGATCTCGGTCGCGCTCGTGTCTTCGAGCATCAGAGCGTCGACGATCAGCTCCTTGAGCTCCTCTTCCAGCTTCATTCTCACTACCTCGTCATCGGATCGGCCCGGGATCGGTCCCAATACAGACTTCGTTCCACTTGGCGCTTGCGGCCACTTCCGGCTTTCGGGGGGCGACCCGTGACCGGCCGTCCACAGTCGCGCTGTGGCCGACACCGGCGCGGGATTGTTCCACGAACCGGCGGAACGGCAAGTCGCCCTCACGTGCGCGACGTGACGTCGAATTTGCGTCGACCGGAGCGCTTCAGCATCTCGTGGAAGCGGTTTCCGTCCTGCCAGACGTCCCCCGCGAGCATGCTGGTGAGCCCACGCCGCAGATCGGGGTCCTGGGAGCGCGTGAAGAGGAGATCCGGCAGGAGCCGCCGCTGGTAGAGCGCCTGGATGAGCGCGCCGAAGGCGTTGTACCCGTCGCTCATGTGGGCCGCGTGGCTCACCATCAGCTCCTCGGCCGCCTCGCGCCCCTCTTCGAGCGCCGGCAGCAGCAGATCCGCCACCTGGGCCGCGCCCGCCATGCCGAAGGCGACGCCGCTCGAGAAGACCGGGTCGAGGAAACAGGCCGCGTCCCCCACGCAGCACCAGCGGGCGCCGTGCGAGCGCGTGTTCACGAAGCTGAAGCTCCCCACCCGTCGGGGCGGCCCGCTCGCGGTGGCCCCATCCGTGATCCGGGACAGCTCGGGGCTGCCCGCGATGGCGGCCTCGAGCCAGTCGTCGCTGATGCCCTTGCTCCGGGTGACGAGCCCGATGCTGATCCGGGCGCCGCCGAGGGGGATGGCCCAGAGCCAGCCCTCGTCGACGAAGAAGACCTTCACGAGGCCCTCCGTGGCGAGCTCGGCCGCCACCTCGGGCGCCAGGTCCTCGAAGTGCTGGTACGCCGCCGCGATGCCGAACGGGAGCCGGTCGCGCGTGCGGTGCTTGCGGGCGAGGAACGAGTCGAGCCCGGTCGCGTCGATCAGATAGCGCGCCTCGTAGCTCGCGCGCTCGCTCCGTACCCGCACGCCGTCCGCGGACACGTCGACCCCGGAGACCTTCTCTCCCTGGTGCACCTCGGCCCCCGCCGCCTCGGCCGCGTCGAGCAGGACCTCGTCGAAGCGGGCGCGGTCGACCTGCCAGGAGTGCGAGCGGGTGTGCCCGAGCGAGTCGCGGAAGTAGTAGACGGCGCGCTGGTCCTTCGCTTCGTCGAAGAACTCGGCGCCCAGCTTGCGCAGGTGGGCCGGCTCGGCGTCGATGTCCACCCCGAGACGCTCGAAGATGGGCTGGTTGCACGGGAGCAGCGACTCGCCGATGTGGAAGCGCGGGAAGACCTCTCGCTCCAGCAGCAGCACGCGGGCTCCTCCCTTGGCCAGGAGGTGGGCAGCGGTCGAGCCGCTCGGTCCTCCGCCGATCACCGCCACGTCGTACTGCGTCATCGATCAGCTCCGGGTCCCCACCCGACGGCGAAGGATAGCAGCTCTCAGAGAGCGCGCAGGACGAGCGAGGTGTTGATGCCGCCGAAGGCGAAGTTGTTGCTCATCACCAGCCGCGGCCTGGCCTCACGGGCGTCCCCGATGACGTGATCGAGGGGCGCGCAGCGGGGATCGACCTCGCTGAGGTTCTTGGTCGGGGCGAGGAAGCCGTCGCGCATCATCGCCACGCAGAGCCCCACCTCGATGGCTCCGCAGGCCCCGAGCGTGTGCCCCATGAAGCCCTTGCTCGAGCTGACGGGGACGCGCGCCCCGAACACCGCGTGCATCGCCTCGCTCTCGGCGAGGTCGCCCACCTCCGTCGCGGTGGCGTGCGCGTTGACGTAGTCGACCGCGTCGGCGGACACGCCCGCGTCCTCGAGCCCGAGCCGGATGGCCGACGCCATGCCCTCCGCGGATGGGTTGGTCACGTGGGTCCCGTCGCAGCTCGCGCCGTAGCCCGCGACCTCGGCGTAGATCGTCGCCCCGCGCGCCTTCGCCCGCTCGTAGTCCTCGAGGATCACGGTGCCCGCGCCCTCCGCCACCACCAGCCCATCCCGCGCCGCGTCGAAGGGCCGAGGCGAGCGCTCGGGCGACTCGTTGTAGCGGGTGCTCGTCGCGTACATGACGTCGAAGACCCCGGCGTGCGTCCAGTGCAGCTCCTCCGCCCCGCCGCAGATCATCACGTCGGCGCGACCGGCCCGGATCGCCTCGTAGCCGGTCCCCACCGCCTGCGAGCCGCTCACGCACGCCGCGCAGGTGCTGACCACGCGCCCTCGCACGCCGTAGTACTGCGCGAGGTTCGCGGCGCAGGTGTGGCTCATGAACTTGAGGTAGCTGGTGGAGGGCAGCCCCTCGAAGCTGTCCCGGGCGAGGAGCGGGCGGGCGAAGTCGACGTACGCGCTGCTCGAGCCGTGCGTGGACCCATAGGCGAGCCCGGTGCGCAGATCGGCGATCTCGTCCGGCCCGAGCCCCGCGTCCGCGATGGCCTGCTCGGTGGCGGTGAGCGCGAGGCGCGCGACGCGCCCCATGGAGCGGATCTTCTTGCGGTCCTTGCCGGCCATCTTCACCCCGAGGACCTCCCCGCCGAGCCGCGTGGCGAGGTGCCCGAGCTGCGCCCACTCCGGCTGCACCCGCACTCCGCTGACGTCCTCGCGCAGCGCGCGGGAGCACGCCTCGAGGGAGCTG
Encoded here:
- a CDS encoding phosphopantetheine-binding protein; the encoded protein is MKLEEELKELIVDALMLEDTSATEIDSEEPLFVEGLGLDSIDALELAMAIDKKYGVRIKADDEANKQIFANVKTLAEYVGQHRAA
- a CDS encoding beta-ketoacyl-ACP synthase, with the translated sequence MSPAASRGQRVVITGVGLVTPIGSSLEACSRALREDVSGVRVQPEWAQLGHLATRLGGEVLGVKMAGKDRKKIRSMGRVARLALTATEQAIADAGLGPDEIADLRTGLAYGSTHGSSSAYVDFARPLLARDSFEGLPSTSYLKFMSHTCAANLAQYYGVRGRVVSTCAACVSGSQAVGTGYEAIRAGRADVMICGGAEELHWTHAGVFDVMYATSTRYNESPERSPRPFDAARDGLVVAEGAGTVILEDYERAKARGATIYAEVAGYGASCDGTHVTNPSAEGMASAIRLGLEDAGVSADAVDYVNAHATATEVGDLAESEAMHAVFGARVPVSSSKGFMGHTLGACGAIEVGLCVAMMRDGFLAPTKNLSEVDPRCAPLDHVIGDAREARPRLVMSNNFAFGGINTSLVLRAL
- a CDS encoding NAD(P)/FAD-dependent oxidoreductase, with amino-acid sequence MTQYDVAVIGGGPSGSTAAHLLAKGGARVLLLEREVFPRFHIGESLLPCNQPIFERLGVDIDAEPAHLRKLGAEFFDEAKDQRAVYYFRDSLGHTRSHSWQVDRARFDEVLLDAAEAAGAEVHQGEKVSGVDVSADGVRVRSERASYEARYLIDATGLDSFLARKHRTRDRLPFGIAAAYQHFEDLAPEVAAELATEGLVKVFFVDEGWLWAIPLGGARISIGLVTRSKGISDDWLEAAIAGSPELSRITDGATASGPPRRVGSFSFVNTRSHGARWCCVGDAACFLDPVFSSGVAFGMAGAAQVADLLLPALEEGREAAEELMVSHAAHMSDGYNAFGALIQALYQRRLLPDLLFTRSQDPDLRRGLTSMLAGDVWQDGNRFHEMLKRSGRRKFDVTSRT
- a CDS encoding AMP-binding protein, which codes for MTLLGAHGPDSPVAWARGRVTTAEELVAHVAGFAELLPPAEGDAEVVVICRDRHRFAVALLAAWQRGYSVALPPNPQRETIRALRQRPGVHTVVHDVDDIDKGIDVRDAAVVTAARTKLGKMPFAALGPFPSERRLATVYTSGSTGHHVACPKTAGQLLGEARVLAERFGTHGARVLPMVPAHHIYGLLFGVLVPLVSGGSYFRFSPLHAAEVGAVLEGGAEILVTVPAQLRGLTVAGEGELPGVERVFSSGAPLSPKVAQQVERRFGWRVTEIFGSSETGGIAWRETGGEGPWTPLPGVAVQASASQHMLLDSPFLHPDTPRPFEAADRIEVHDDGTFAHLGRADGVIKIGGVRVSLAEIERRVLAIDGVRDAGVIARDVGGARGHEICLAVVAPELDAKTIRAGLRSWLAPVAMPRRIKLLDALPRTETGKLPRAALEALFTRSAR